The following coding sequences are from one Macaca nemestrina isolate mMacNem1 chromosome 1, mMacNem.hap1, whole genome shotgun sequence window:
- the LOC105483125 gene encoding taste receptor type 1 member 2 isoform X3: MQAMRFAVEEINNDSSLLPDVLLGYEMVDVCYVSNNVQPVLYFLAQEDDLLPIQENYSNYVPRVVAVIGPDNSDAVMTVANFLSLFLLPQITYSAISDELRDKVRFPALLRTAPSADHHIEAMVQLMLHFRWNWIIVLVSGDTYGRDNGQLLGDRLARGDICIAFQETLPTVQPNQNMTSEERQRLVTIVDKLQQSTARVVVVFSPDLTLYNFFNEVLRQNFTGAVWIASESWAIDPVLHNLTELRHMGTFLGITIQSVPIPGFSEFRVRDPQAGPPPLSRTSQRSTCNQECDSCLNGTLSFNNVLRLSGERVVYSVYSAVYAVAHALHSFLGCDHGTCTKREVYPWQLLKEIWKVNFTLLDHEISFDPQGDMALHLEIVQWQWGLSQNPFQSVASYYPLQRQLKKIQDISWHTINNTIPVSMCSKRCQLGQKKKPVGIHICCFECIDCLPGTFLNQTEDEYECQACPSNEWSHQSEASCFKRRLAFLEWHEAPTIVVALLAALGFLSTLAILVIFWRHFQTPMVRSAGGPMCFLMLTLLLVAYMVVPVYVGPPKVSTCFCRQALFPLCFTICISCIAVRSFQIVCVFKMASRFPRAYRYWVRYQGPYVSMAFITVLKMVTVVIGMLATGLNPTTRIDPDDPKIMIVSCNPNYRNSLFFNTGLDLLLSVVGFSFAYMGKELPTNYNEAKFITLSMTFYFTSSVSLCTFMSAYNGVLVTIMDLLVTVLNLLAISLGYFGPKCYMILFYPERNTPAYFNSMIQGYTMRRD, encoded by the exons ATGCAGGCCATGCGCTTTGCGGTGGAGGAGATCAACAATGACAGCAGCCTGCTGCCTGATGTGCTGCTAGGCTACGAGATGGTGGATGTGTGCTACGTCTCCAACAACGTCCAGCCGGTGCTCTACTTCCTGGCACAGGAAGATGACCTCCTTCCCATCCAAGAGAACTACAGTAACTACGTGCCCCGTGTGGTGGCTGTCATTGGCCCTGACAACTCCGACGCTGTCATGACTGTGGCCaacttcctctccctctttctccttccacaG ATCACCTATAGTGCCATCAGCGATGAGCTGCGAGACAAGGTGCGCTTCCCGGCCTTGCTGCGCACCGCACCCAGCGCCGACCACCACATCGAGGCCATGGTGCAGCTGATGCTGCACTTCCGCTGGAACTGGATCATCGTGCTGGTGAGCGGCGACACCTATGGCCGTGACAATGGCCAGCTGCTTGGCGATCGCCTGGCCCGGGGCGACATCTGCATCGCCTTCCAGGAGACACTGCCCACAGTGCAGCCCAACCAGAACATGACGTCAGAGGAGCGCCAGCGCCTGGTGACCATTGTGGACAAGCTGCAACAGAGCACGGCACGCGTCGTGGTCGTGTTCTCACCCGACCTGACCCTGTACAACTTCTTCAATGAGGTGCTGCGCCAGAACTTCACGGGTGCCGTGTGGATCGCCTCCGAGTCCTGGGCCATTGACCCGGTCCTGCACAACCTCACGGAGCTGCGCCACATGGGTACCTTCCTGGGCATCACCATCCAGAGCGTGCCCATCCCTGGCTTCAGTGAGTTCCGCGTGCGAGACCCACAGGCTGGGCCGCCACCCCTCAGCAGGACCAGCCAGAGGTCTACCTGCAACCAGGAGTGTGACAGCTGCCTGAATGGCACCTTGTCCTTCAACAACGTTCTCAGGCTCTCTGGGGAGCGTGTCGTCTACAGCGTGTACTCTGCGGTCTACGCTGTGGCCCACGCCCTGCACAGCTTCCTCGGCTGTGACCACGGCACCTGCACCAAGAGGGAGGTCTATCCCTGGCAG CTGCTTAAGGAGATCTGGAAGGTCAACTTCACTCTCCTGGACCACGAAATCTCCTTCGACCCTCAAGGGGACATGGCTCTGCACTTGGAGATTGTCCAGTGGCAATGGGGCCTGAGCCAGAATCCCTTCCAGAGCGTCGCCTCCTACTACCCCCTACAGCGACAGCTGAAGAAAATCCAAGACATCTCCTGGCACACCATCAACAACACG atccctgtgtccatgtgttccaaGAGGTGCCAGTTGGGGCAAAAGAAGAAGCCCGTGGGCATCCACATCTGCTGCTTCGAGTGCATCGACTGCCTTCCCGGCACCTTCCTCAACCAGACTGAAG ATGAATATGAATGCCAGGCCTGCCCGAGTAACGAGTGGTCCCACCAGAGTGAGGCTTCCTGCTTCAAGCGGCGGCTGGCCTTCCTGGAATGGCATGAGGCACCCACCATCGTTGTGGCCCTGCTGGCCGCCCTGGGCTTCCTCAGCACCCTGGCCATCCTGGTGATATTCTGGAGGCACTTCCAGACGCCCATGGTTCGCTCAGCTGGGGGCCCCATGTGCTTCCTGATGCTGACGCTGCTGCTGGTGGCATACATGGTGGTCCCGGTGTACGTGGGGCCGCCCAAGGTCTCCACCTGCTTCTGCCGCCAGGCCCTCTTTCCCCTCTGCTTCACCATCTGCATCTCTTGTATCGCCGTGCGCTCTTTCCAGATCGTCTGTGTCTTCAAGATGGCCAGCCGCTTCCCGCGCGCCTACAGGTACTGGGTCCGCTACCAGGGGCCCTACGTCTCCATGGCGTTTATCACGGTACTCAAAATGGTCACTGTGGTGATTGGCATGCTGGCCACAGGCCTCAATCCCACCACCCGTATTGACCCCGATGACCCCAAGATCATGATCGTCTCCTGCAACCCCAACTACCGCAACAGCCTGTTCTTCAACACCGGCCTGGACCTGCTGCTCTCAGTGGTGGGTTTCAGTTTCGCCTACATGGGCAAGGAACTGCCCACCAACTACAACGAGGCCAAGTTCATCACCCTCAGCATGACCTTCTATTTCACCTCATCTGTCTCCCTCTGCACCTTCATGTCTGCCTACAACGGGGTGCTGGTCACCATCATGGACCTCTTGGTCACTGTGCTCAACCTCCTGGCCATCAGCCTGGGCTACTTTGGCCCCAAGTGCTACATGATCCTCTTCTACCCGGAGCGCAACACGCCCGCCTACTTCAACAGCATGATCCAGGGCTACACCATGAGGAGGGACTAG
- the LOC105483125 gene encoding taste receptor type 1 member 2 isoform X2 — MVMRGRRKVLCPITYSAISDELRDKVRFPALLRTAPSADHHIEAMVQLMLHFRWNWIIVLVSGDTYGRDNGQLLGDRLARGDICIAFQETLPTVQPNQNMTSEERQRLVTIVDKLQQSTARVVVVFSPDLTLYNFFNEVLRQNFTGAVWIASESWAIDPVLHNLTELRHMGTFLGITIQSVPIPGFSEFRVRDPQAGPPPLSRTSQRSTCNQECDSCLNGTLSFNNVLRLSGERVVYSVYSAVYAVAHALHSFLGCDHGTCTKREVYPWQLLKEIWKVNFTLLDHEISFDPQGDMALHLEIVQWQWGLSQNPFQSVASYYPLQRQLKKIQDISWHTINNTIPVSMCSKRCQLGQKKKPVGIHICCFECIDCLPGTFLNQTEDEYECQACPSNEWSHQSEASCFKRRLAFLEWHEAPTIVVALLAALGFLSTLAILVIFWRHFQTPMVRSAGGPMCFLMLTLLLVAYMVVPVYVGPPKVSTCFCRQALFPLCFTICISCIAVRSFQIVCVFKMASRFPRAYRYWVRYQGPYVSMAFITVLKMVTVVIGMLATGLNPTTRIDPDDPKIMIVSCNPNYRNSLFFNTGLDLLLSVVGFSFAYMGKELPTNYNEAKFITLSMTFYFTSSVSLCTFMSAYNGVLVTIMDLLVTVLNLLAISLGYFGPKCYMILFYPERNTPAYFNSMIQGYTMRRD; from the exons ATGGTGATGAGGGGGAGGAGGAAAGTGCTGTGCCCA ATCACCTATAGTGCCATCAGCGATGAGCTGCGAGACAAGGTGCGCTTCCCGGCCTTGCTGCGCACCGCACCCAGCGCCGACCACCACATCGAGGCCATGGTGCAGCTGATGCTGCACTTCCGCTGGAACTGGATCATCGTGCTGGTGAGCGGCGACACCTATGGCCGTGACAATGGCCAGCTGCTTGGCGATCGCCTGGCCCGGGGCGACATCTGCATCGCCTTCCAGGAGACACTGCCCACAGTGCAGCCCAACCAGAACATGACGTCAGAGGAGCGCCAGCGCCTGGTGACCATTGTGGACAAGCTGCAACAGAGCACGGCACGCGTCGTGGTCGTGTTCTCACCCGACCTGACCCTGTACAACTTCTTCAATGAGGTGCTGCGCCAGAACTTCACGGGTGCCGTGTGGATCGCCTCCGAGTCCTGGGCCATTGACCCGGTCCTGCACAACCTCACGGAGCTGCGCCACATGGGTACCTTCCTGGGCATCACCATCCAGAGCGTGCCCATCCCTGGCTTCAGTGAGTTCCGCGTGCGAGACCCACAGGCTGGGCCGCCACCCCTCAGCAGGACCAGCCAGAGGTCTACCTGCAACCAGGAGTGTGACAGCTGCCTGAATGGCACCTTGTCCTTCAACAACGTTCTCAGGCTCTCTGGGGAGCGTGTCGTCTACAGCGTGTACTCTGCGGTCTACGCTGTGGCCCACGCCCTGCACAGCTTCCTCGGCTGTGACCACGGCACCTGCACCAAGAGGGAGGTCTATCCCTGGCAG CTGCTTAAGGAGATCTGGAAGGTCAACTTCACTCTCCTGGACCACGAAATCTCCTTCGACCCTCAAGGGGACATGGCTCTGCACTTGGAGATTGTCCAGTGGCAATGGGGCCTGAGCCAGAATCCCTTCCAGAGCGTCGCCTCCTACTACCCCCTACAGCGACAGCTGAAGAAAATCCAAGACATCTCCTGGCACACCATCAACAACACG atccctgtgtccatgtgttccaaGAGGTGCCAGTTGGGGCAAAAGAAGAAGCCCGTGGGCATCCACATCTGCTGCTTCGAGTGCATCGACTGCCTTCCCGGCACCTTCCTCAACCAGACTGAAG ATGAATATGAATGCCAGGCCTGCCCGAGTAACGAGTGGTCCCACCAGAGTGAGGCTTCCTGCTTCAAGCGGCGGCTGGCCTTCCTGGAATGGCATGAGGCACCCACCATCGTTGTGGCCCTGCTGGCCGCCCTGGGCTTCCTCAGCACCCTGGCCATCCTGGTGATATTCTGGAGGCACTTCCAGACGCCCATGGTTCGCTCAGCTGGGGGCCCCATGTGCTTCCTGATGCTGACGCTGCTGCTGGTGGCATACATGGTGGTCCCGGTGTACGTGGGGCCGCCCAAGGTCTCCACCTGCTTCTGCCGCCAGGCCCTCTTTCCCCTCTGCTTCACCATCTGCATCTCTTGTATCGCCGTGCGCTCTTTCCAGATCGTCTGTGTCTTCAAGATGGCCAGCCGCTTCCCGCGCGCCTACAGGTACTGGGTCCGCTACCAGGGGCCCTACGTCTCCATGGCGTTTATCACGGTACTCAAAATGGTCACTGTGGTGATTGGCATGCTGGCCACAGGCCTCAATCCCACCACCCGTATTGACCCCGATGACCCCAAGATCATGATCGTCTCCTGCAACCCCAACTACCGCAACAGCCTGTTCTTCAACACCGGCCTGGACCTGCTGCTCTCAGTGGTGGGTTTCAGTTTCGCCTACATGGGCAAGGAACTGCCCACCAACTACAACGAGGCCAAGTTCATCACCCTCAGCATGACCTTCTATTTCACCTCATCTGTCTCCCTCTGCACCTTCATGTCTGCCTACAACGGGGTGCTGGTCACCATCATGGACCTCTTGGTCACTGTGCTCAACCTCCTGGCCATCAGCCTGGGCTACTTTGGCCCCAAGTGCTACATGATCCTCTTCTACCCGGAGCGCAACACGCCCGCCTACTTCAACAGCATGATCCAGGGCTACACCATGAGGAGGGACTAG
- the LOC105483125 gene encoding taste receptor type 1 member 2 isoform X1: MEHSVSWEENHGALEAEGRNVITYSAISDELRDKVRFPALLRTAPSADHHIEAMVQLMLHFRWNWIIVLVSGDTYGRDNGQLLGDRLARGDICIAFQETLPTVQPNQNMTSEERQRLVTIVDKLQQSTARVVVVFSPDLTLYNFFNEVLRQNFTGAVWIASESWAIDPVLHNLTELRHMGTFLGITIQSVPIPGFSEFRVRDPQAGPPPLSRTSQRSTCNQECDSCLNGTLSFNNVLRLSGERVVYSVYSAVYAVAHALHSFLGCDHGTCTKREVYPWQLLKEIWKVNFTLLDHEISFDPQGDMALHLEIVQWQWGLSQNPFQSVASYYPLQRQLKKIQDISWHTINNTIPVSMCSKRCQLGQKKKPVGIHICCFECIDCLPGTFLNQTEDEYECQACPSNEWSHQSEASCFKRRLAFLEWHEAPTIVVALLAALGFLSTLAILVIFWRHFQTPMVRSAGGPMCFLMLTLLLVAYMVVPVYVGPPKVSTCFCRQALFPLCFTICISCIAVRSFQIVCVFKMASRFPRAYRYWVRYQGPYVSMAFITVLKMVTVVIGMLATGLNPTTRIDPDDPKIMIVSCNPNYRNSLFFNTGLDLLLSVVGFSFAYMGKELPTNYNEAKFITLSMTFYFTSSVSLCTFMSAYNGVLVTIMDLLVTVLNLLAISLGYFGPKCYMILFYPERNTPAYFNSMIQGYTMRRD, translated from the exons ATGGAACACTCTGTGAGTTGGGAGGAAAACCATggagccctggaggcagaaggaagaaacGTG ATCACCTATAGTGCCATCAGCGATGAGCTGCGAGACAAGGTGCGCTTCCCGGCCTTGCTGCGCACCGCACCCAGCGCCGACCACCACATCGAGGCCATGGTGCAGCTGATGCTGCACTTCCGCTGGAACTGGATCATCGTGCTGGTGAGCGGCGACACCTATGGCCGTGACAATGGCCAGCTGCTTGGCGATCGCCTGGCCCGGGGCGACATCTGCATCGCCTTCCAGGAGACACTGCCCACAGTGCAGCCCAACCAGAACATGACGTCAGAGGAGCGCCAGCGCCTGGTGACCATTGTGGACAAGCTGCAACAGAGCACGGCACGCGTCGTGGTCGTGTTCTCACCCGACCTGACCCTGTACAACTTCTTCAATGAGGTGCTGCGCCAGAACTTCACGGGTGCCGTGTGGATCGCCTCCGAGTCCTGGGCCATTGACCCGGTCCTGCACAACCTCACGGAGCTGCGCCACATGGGTACCTTCCTGGGCATCACCATCCAGAGCGTGCCCATCCCTGGCTTCAGTGAGTTCCGCGTGCGAGACCCACAGGCTGGGCCGCCACCCCTCAGCAGGACCAGCCAGAGGTCTACCTGCAACCAGGAGTGTGACAGCTGCCTGAATGGCACCTTGTCCTTCAACAACGTTCTCAGGCTCTCTGGGGAGCGTGTCGTCTACAGCGTGTACTCTGCGGTCTACGCTGTGGCCCACGCCCTGCACAGCTTCCTCGGCTGTGACCACGGCACCTGCACCAAGAGGGAGGTCTATCCCTGGCAG CTGCTTAAGGAGATCTGGAAGGTCAACTTCACTCTCCTGGACCACGAAATCTCCTTCGACCCTCAAGGGGACATGGCTCTGCACTTGGAGATTGTCCAGTGGCAATGGGGCCTGAGCCAGAATCCCTTCCAGAGCGTCGCCTCCTACTACCCCCTACAGCGACAGCTGAAGAAAATCCAAGACATCTCCTGGCACACCATCAACAACACG atccctgtgtccatgtgttccaaGAGGTGCCAGTTGGGGCAAAAGAAGAAGCCCGTGGGCATCCACATCTGCTGCTTCGAGTGCATCGACTGCCTTCCCGGCACCTTCCTCAACCAGACTGAAG ATGAATATGAATGCCAGGCCTGCCCGAGTAACGAGTGGTCCCACCAGAGTGAGGCTTCCTGCTTCAAGCGGCGGCTGGCCTTCCTGGAATGGCATGAGGCACCCACCATCGTTGTGGCCCTGCTGGCCGCCCTGGGCTTCCTCAGCACCCTGGCCATCCTGGTGATATTCTGGAGGCACTTCCAGACGCCCATGGTTCGCTCAGCTGGGGGCCCCATGTGCTTCCTGATGCTGACGCTGCTGCTGGTGGCATACATGGTGGTCCCGGTGTACGTGGGGCCGCCCAAGGTCTCCACCTGCTTCTGCCGCCAGGCCCTCTTTCCCCTCTGCTTCACCATCTGCATCTCTTGTATCGCCGTGCGCTCTTTCCAGATCGTCTGTGTCTTCAAGATGGCCAGCCGCTTCCCGCGCGCCTACAGGTACTGGGTCCGCTACCAGGGGCCCTACGTCTCCATGGCGTTTATCACGGTACTCAAAATGGTCACTGTGGTGATTGGCATGCTGGCCACAGGCCTCAATCCCACCACCCGTATTGACCCCGATGACCCCAAGATCATGATCGTCTCCTGCAACCCCAACTACCGCAACAGCCTGTTCTTCAACACCGGCCTGGACCTGCTGCTCTCAGTGGTGGGTTTCAGTTTCGCCTACATGGGCAAGGAACTGCCCACCAACTACAACGAGGCCAAGTTCATCACCCTCAGCATGACCTTCTATTTCACCTCATCTGTCTCCCTCTGCACCTTCATGTCTGCCTACAACGGGGTGCTGGTCACCATCATGGACCTCTTGGTCACTGTGCTCAACCTCCTGGCCATCAGCCTGGGCTACTTTGGCCCCAAGTGCTACATGATCCTCTTCTACCCGGAGCGCAACACGCCCGCCTACTTCAACAGCATGATCCAGGGCTACACCATGAGGAGGGACTAG